The Osmia bicornis bicornis chromosome 9, iOsmBic2.1, whole genome shotgun sequence genome has a segment encoding these proteins:
- the LOC114875146 gene encoding uncharacterized protein LOC114875146, which yields MASFWFLNMLALQLLYHHKDLDEHHLGVLISWLIGEITLLRERHHSREEFFKEMREIFMAAAEEVSNQDRLLYWDEIMYESDAEEETEEEKEYTKQNAGKSEQTLKSQFSSFLQETPKHSSKIDPLFALEKVIESTYNMYANELRYSLVYAVFVEPIEVQTYNLPFVFRPPRPVKLTDKTMSFNMQLRESVKKIKAIEKARMTTGKRKGKATDNVPATPPPSLSDEKILITKRLFILPLIDAKEALKVFEPQ from the exons ATGGCATCCTTTTGGTTTCTGAACATGTTAGCCCTTCAGCTCCTCTATCACCACAAGGATCTCGACGAACATCACTTGGGCGTGTTGATCAGCTGGTTAATTGGAGAAATTACCTTGCTTCGAG AGAGGCACCATTCTCgagaagaattttttaaagaaatgaGAGAGATCTTTATGGCGGCAGCTGAGGAAGTATCAAATCAGGACAGACTGTTGTACTGGGACGAAATTATGTATGAAAGTGACGCAGAAGAAGAAACcgaagaagagaaggaataCACAAAACA AAATGCGGGTAAGTCGGAACAGACGCTTAAAAGTCAATTTTCATCATTCTTACAAGAAACTCCCAAACATTCGAGTAAGATTGATCCACTCTTCGCGCTGGAGAAAGTAATCGAATCTACATACAACAT GTATGCCAACGAGTTACGATACAGCCTTGTGTACGCAGTTTTCGTTGAACCGATAGAGGTGCAGACTTATAATCTACCATTCGTTTTTCGGCCACCTCGTCCGGTGAAGCTTACAGATAAAACGATGTCTTTTAATATGCAACTTCGTGAAAGTGTTAAAAAGATTAAAGCAATCGAAAAAGCTAGGATGACTACAG GTAAAAGGAAAGGTAAAGCAACTGATAATGTACCTGCAACCCCTCCACCGTCTTTGAGCGAcgagaaaatattaataacgaagCGGTTATTTATTTTACCACTGATAGATGCAAAGGAGGCATTGAAGGTCTTTGAACCACAGTGA
- the LOC114875138 gene encoding RCC1 domain-containing protein 1 isoform X1, whose amino-acid sequence MSLYYAGFNTSMLFCKDENVIFAVDSFTKISFPGITDFQIAWGYFLIWKGKELYIVRKAEENHTDTNMQLIQIPETAVNSCKQAAIGKDSIIILSDDNKIWQYKIYENSWKKVINFISAGSDSENEYPVKILQGGCTVVLTNLGRAFNVPTLVEMPKRVQFIDVACGFDHTILCAQNGDIYSMGMGTRGQLGHGDLEDCDNPKLIEALAGIRVVQISAAGSHSAVVTEQGDLYTWGWNTNGELGLPKQESKVVAVPTLVDFTDHQNKNVEGFVKKVECGNNFTICMMDNGTLWGSGCNKYGQLGQPRDALPDTPKFVKLKVSLNSERITDFKCREWGTVLITE is encoded by the exons atGTCACTTTATTACGCTGGTTTCAATACCAGCATGCTTTTCTGTAAGgatgaaaatgtaatttttgcaGTAGATTCATTtaccaaaatttcatttcctggGATTACTGATTTTCAAATAGCTTGGGGTTAttttctgatttggaaaggaAAAGAATTATATATTGTTAGGAAAGCGGAGGAAAATCATACAGATACAAATATGCAATTAATACAAATTCCAGAAACAGCAGTGAATAG TTGTAAACAAGCTGCAATTGGTAAAGACAGTATAATAATCTTATCAGACGACAATAAGATATGGCAATATAAGATCTATGAAAACTCTTGGAAAAAagtaatcaattttatttctgcCGGCAGTGACTCAGAAAATGAGTATCCTGTTAAAATATTGCAAGGGGGATGTACTGTGGTTTTAACTAATCTAG GTAGAGCCTTCAATGTTCCTACCCTAGTTGAAATGCCAAAGAGGGTTCAATTCATAGATGTTGCATGTGGATTTGATCACACCATCCTATGTGCCCAAAATGGTGATATTTATTCAATGGGAATGGGAAC ACGCGGTCAACTAGGACACGGTGATCTAGAAGACTGCGATAATCCTAAACTCATTGAAGCTTTAGCTGGTATCAGGGTAGTACAAATTTCAGCTGCTGGCTCGCACAGTGCCGTTGTAACAGAACAG GGTGACCTTTACACCTGGGGATGGAACACTAACGGAGAATTGGGATTACCTAAACAGGAAAGCAAAGTAGTAGCTGTACCCACGTTGGTAGATTTCACGGACcatcaaaataaaaacgtaGAGGGTTTTGTTAAGAAAGTGGAATGCGGAAATAACTTCACTATTTGCATGATGG ATAATGGCACACTTTGGGGTAGCGGATGCAACAAATACGGACAATTAGGACAACCCCGCGATGCCCTTCCCGACACTCCTAAATTCGTCAAACTAAAAGTTTCGTTGAATTCCGAAAGAATTACAGACTTCAAGTGTCGTGAATGGGGTACAGTGCTGATAACAGAATGA
- the LOC114875138 gene encoding E3 ISG15--protein ligase HERC5 isoform X2 produces MSLYYAGFNTSMLFCKDENVIFAVDSFTKISFPGITDFQIAWGYFLIWKGKELYIVRKAEENHTDTNMQLIQIPETAVNSCKQAAIGKDSIIILSDDNKIWQYKIYENSWKKVINFISAGSDSENEYPVKILQGGCTVVLTNLGRAFNVPTLVEMPKRVQFIDVACGFDHTILCAQNGDIYSMGMGTRGQLGHGDLEDCDNPKLIEALAGIRVVQISAAGSHSAVVTEQGDLYTWGWNTNGELGLPKQESKVVAVPTLVDFTDHQNKNVEGFVKKVECGNNFTICMMGTYFCDR; encoded by the exons atGTCACTTTATTACGCTGGTTTCAATACCAGCATGCTTTTCTGTAAGgatgaaaatgtaatttttgcaGTAGATTCATTtaccaaaatttcatttcctggGATTACTGATTTTCAAATAGCTTGGGGTTAttttctgatttggaaaggaAAAGAATTATATATTGTTAGGAAAGCGGAGGAAAATCATACAGATACAAATATGCAATTAATACAAATTCCAGAAACAGCAGTGAATAG TTGTAAACAAGCTGCAATTGGTAAAGACAGTATAATAATCTTATCAGACGACAATAAGATATGGCAATATAAGATCTATGAAAACTCTTGGAAAAAagtaatcaattttatttctgcCGGCAGTGACTCAGAAAATGAGTATCCTGTTAAAATATTGCAAGGGGGATGTACTGTGGTTTTAACTAATCTAG GTAGAGCCTTCAATGTTCCTACCCTAGTTGAAATGCCAAAGAGGGTTCAATTCATAGATGTTGCATGTGGATTTGATCACACCATCCTATGTGCCCAAAATGGTGATATTTATTCAATGGGAATGGGAAC ACGCGGTCAACTAGGACACGGTGATCTAGAAGACTGCGATAATCCTAAACTCATTGAAGCTTTAGCTGGTATCAGGGTAGTACAAATTTCAGCTGCTGGCTCGCACAGTGCCGTTGTAACAGAACAG GGTGACCTTTACACCTGGGGATGGAACACTAACGGAGAATTGGGATTACCTAAACAGGAAAGCAAAGTAGTAGCTGTACCCACGTTGGTAGATTTCACGGACcatcaaaataaaaacgtaGAGGGTTTTGTTAAGAAAGTGGAATGCGGAAATAACTTCACTATTTGCATGATGG GTACATATTTCTGTGATAGATAA